The Deinococcus aestuarii genomic sequence GAACCTTCAGGACTCGGGCGGGCGGGTGCGGCTCGTCTTCTTCGGCTTCGCGCGCTGCCCGGACGTGTGCCCGGCGACGCTGGCCCGGCTCAAGAACGACCTCTCCGGGCTGACGCCCGCCCAGCGGGAGCGGATACAGGTGCAACTCGTCTCCGTCGACCCCGAACACGACCTGCCCAGCGTGCTGCGCGACTACCTGGGCCGCTTCGACCCGAGCTTCACCGGCCTGACCGGGAACGCGGCCAGCATCGACGAGGCCGCGCGGGTCATGTTCGTGGCGAATATCGCGCCCCTGCCCGAGCCCGAGGATCACGGCGGCCATGAGGCACACGCGGGCGCAGGGGCCCAGGAGGCTCCCGGCGACCACAGCGACGAGGTGCCCGGCGGGGCCAACGTCGCCGCCCGCGTCCACGGCGATCAGGTCAGCGTGGTGGACACCCGGGGGCGTTTCGTCCGGGTGTACGGCAACGCGAACGTGATCAGCGGGGAACTGGAGCGCGACCTCCCCGCCCTGATCCGCCTGTACGGCAGTTGAGGCGTCAGCCCCTCTTCCCGTTGAACGTCTTTTTCGGGTTCCGACCGGAGGACGGGCGGCCAGGCGACGGGCCGATGATCGTACCTCGCTCCTCTTTTTCGGAAATAGCGTAATATACCCGCATGACTGAAGTGAACGACCCCGCCCTGCGGCCCAAGACGCTGACGGAATACGTCGGCCAGGAGCGGCTCAAGGAGAAGATGACGGTGTATCTCCAGGCCGCCAAGGGCCGCCGGGAGGCGCTCGACCACACGATGCTCTTCGGCCCGCCCGGGCTGGGCAAGACGACGCTGGCGCACATCATCGCGCATGAGCTGGGGGTGAACATCCGCGTCACCTCGGGTCCGGCCATCGAGAAGCCGGGGGACCTCGCCGCCATCCTCACGAACAGTCTGGAAGAGGGCGACGTGCTGTTCATCGACGAGATTCACCGCCTGGGCCGGGTGGCGGAGGAACACCTCTACCCCGCGATGGAGGACTACAAGCTCGACATCGTGCTGGGGCAGGGCCCGGCGGCCAGGACCATCGAGCTGCCGCTGCCACGCTTCACGCTGGTGGGGGCGACCACCCGCCCGGGGCTGATCACCGCACCGATGCGCTCGCGCTTCGGCATCATCGAGCACCTGGAGTACTACACGCCCACCGAGATCGGCACCAACCTGCTGCGCGACGCCCGCCTGCTGGGCTTCGGGCTGACCGAGGACGCCGCCGTGGAGATCGGCGCCCGGTCGCGCGGCACGATGCGTATTGCCAAGAGGTTGCTGCGCCGCGTACGCGACTACGCCGAGGTTGCGGGCGAGAAGACTATTGAGCTGCCCCGCGCGCTCGACGCCCTCGACCGCCTGGGGCTGGACTCGGCGGGCCTGGACGACCGCGACAAGAAGTACCTGGAGACGCTGATTCACCGTTTCGCGGGCGGGCCGGTGGGCGTGGACACCCTCGCCACCGCCATCAGCGAGGACGCCCTGACGCTGGAGGACGTGTACGAGCCGTACCTGATCCAGCTCGGCTTCATCAAGCGCACCCCCCGGGGCCGCGTCGCCACCGCCCACGCCTACGACCACCTGGGGCTGCCGGTGGGTGGACGGGACGAGGACGGGGTGGGGGTGTACACGAACTGAAGCTTTCAGCGGTCAGCTCTCAGCAAACACAGGCTCCCGGCTCTCGCCGCCGGGGGCTTTTTTGCTGACGGCTGACCGCTCGCTACACTCCCCCCATGCCCGACCCTCAGGTTCAGATGTTCGGCCTCAAGAAGAGTGCGGCCACCCGCGCCGCCGAGCGCTTTTTCAAGGAACGGCGGGTCAAGATTCACTTCGTCGATCTGGCGGCCAAGCCCATCGCCAGGGGGGAATTGACCCGCTTCGTGCAGAAGTTCGGCCTGAACGCCCTGCTGGACACGGGGGGCAAGGCGTACGAGCGCAGCAACCTCGCCTACCTCCGCACGACCGAAGACGCCATTATCAATCGGATCATCGAGACGCCGGAGCTGCTGCGCCTGCCCCTGGTGCGCGGCGGCAAGGTGCTGACGGTGGGCGAGGACCCGGAGGGCTGGACGCGGATGCTGGAGGGGTGAGCGACCCTAGTTGCCCTCGCCCGACGGACGGGGAAGGGCGCCCTGATCAGGCGTGACCCTCTGCTCCAGACGGCCCAGGAAGGTCAGCATCTCGTTCACGAGGGCGTCGCCGAAGTGCGAGCCGCCGAGGTGCGGGCCGGTCAGGCGCACGAGGCGGCTGTGGTCGGAGGTATTCCGCGAGAAGAGCGCCTCGCCGTTGCGCGCGAACGACACAACCTGATCCTCCGGGCTGCCCGCGACGAGGACCGGAAGCTGGGTTGCCTGCGGCCCGGTGAAGAACTCGGCCGGGTCCCGCCTGGGGGGGAGCGGCGCGAGCAGGCTGACCCCGTGGGCCGTGCCGATGTCGGCCCGAAAGGTGGCGTTGCTTCCCTTCCAGGCGTCGTTCAGGTTCACCTGCGCGTCGAGCAGGATCACGCCCGACACCGGATACACGGGAAGATACGCCGTGAGCAGGGCGGGCAGGCCGCCCATCGAGTACCCGAAGTTGTAGGTGCGCCCGTTGAAGGGGAAGGTGCGGATGGCCCGCGAGCGCATGTCCGCGAGGTAGGTCAGGGCCTGCGGCGCCCCCCAGGTCGTCGCCCCCGCGTCGTTGCTCACGAGGACCGCGTACCCGGCGCCCAGCAGCCGCGCGTATAGGGAGCGCAGGTGCGGGCGGGTCAGGCTGACCTCGGCGGTCATCCCGCGCGAGTGCGAGACGATCACCAGCGGGCAGGCGGGGGTGCACGCGGCGGGGCGGAACAGGAAGGCGTCGCCGAGCGGGTGCGGAAAGCGCAGGGCCTCGGGCAACGTGACCTCCGGGCCCGGCTGGGCCTGGGCCAGTGGGGACGTCCCCGTCGGCGGCACGGGAGGCGTGGCGGCGAGGGCGGCGGAGGACAGGAGGAGGGAGAGCACCACGCGCTTCATCGCGGCAGAGACTAACAGAAGCCGGGAGACGGCGACGTCAGCGACCGAACAGCCAGCGGGACAGCGCCTTGCCCTCCAGCCGCCGCGCGATCAGGATGGGGATGCCCAGCGCAATGAGCCCGTACCCGGCGAGCACGACGAGGAACAGGGCCGGACTCCCCGGAAAGCCCACCCGTTCCAGAAACCACAGCACCGCCGGGTGCAGCAGGTAGATTTGCAGGCTCACCGTGCCCAGGTAGACGAGGGCCCCTCTCCACCGCGTCTGGAAGGGGGCCAGCACCTGCGCCAGCCCGAACAGGGCAAGCACCGCCGCCGCCGTGAAGGTCCAGTTCGCCGCGCTGTAGGTCACGCTGCTCACCCGCGCGCCCTGGAGCAGCGCCACCGCGACGGGCACGTACCACGCCAGCGCCAGCACGGCAGCGCCCACGAACCACCACCGCCAGCGAGCCCACAGCGCCTCGAACAACCCCGCGTTCGCGCCGAAGTACATGCCCAGGGTGATGGACGGGATGTACCACAGCGCCATCGTGCCGGGGAAGCGGAAGTTGAGGACACCCGTGCGGTTGAGCCAGAACACCAGGCCTTGCAACGCGAAGGCGACGACCAGCACCCCCAGGAACGGCCAGCGCCGCCGCCACAGGGGAAGCAGCAGCGGCAGCACGAGGTAGAACTGGAGGACGATCAGGAGGAAGTAGAGGTGGAAGTACCCCTTGCCGTACTGCACCCACACCTGCCAGCGCTCCGGGTCGGCGAGGACCGAGGGGGGGTCCTGACGGGTAACGACCCGGAAGAGTATGTAGAGCACCGTCCACAGCAGGTACGGCAGCAGCGCCGTGCGGATGCGGGCCGCGTAATACTTCCCGAGGTCGAGGCGCCGCATCGCCGAGCGGATGAGCACCAGCGCCGTCATGAAGACGAAGGCGGGCACCACGAAGTGCAGGCTGCGGTTGATGACGGCGATGCCGAGGCTCAGGGTCGAGCCCGCCTCCGCGTGCCGCAGGGCGAGGCCGGTGAGGTGGTGCGCCACGACCGCGACAATCGCCATTCCCCGGAACACGTCCACGGCCGGGAGGCGGGACCCGGCGTCACTGCGCCCCTCCGGCACCGTGGTGGGAGCGGCGGAGGCGTCGGTGGCGGAGGGCGTGGTCATGGGCGGGGCTCAGTATAGGGATGAGCTTCGGGGCCGGGAGGCGACGGGAGACCGGGACGAACCGGGGGCACCGGGGTCAGCGCCCGCCTCCCACGTCCAGCAGCGCCCCGGTGACGTAGCTCGCCTCGTCCGAGAGGAGCCACAGGATGGCCCGGGCGACCTCCTCCGGGCTGCCGCCGCGCTCCATCGGGATGCCGGAGGCCAGCCGGGTAACACGATCCGGCTCACCTCCCAGGGCGTGAATTTCGGTCTCGATGATTCCGGGGCGCACCGCGCAGACCCGGATGCCCTCGGCGGCCACCTCGCGCGCCAGGCCGACCGTCAGCGTATCGACCGCTCCCTTGGAGGCCGCGTAATCGACGTACTCGCCCGGCGACCCCAGCACGGCGGCGCGCGACGAGACGTTGACGATCACGCCGCCCGCGCCCCCGCGCCGGGTGGACATGCGGCGCACCGCCGCCCCCGCACACAGGAAGCTGCCGATCACGTTGGTCGTCAGGACCCGGGAGAGCCGGGCCGCGTCCATCCCGTCCACCCGCGTCTGCCGCTCCAGCACGCCCGCGTTGTTCACCAGCGCCGTGACCCGGCCCAGCCCCGCCTCCACCTCCTCGAACAGCCGCTCCACGTCCTCCTCGCGCCCCACGTCGCCCTGCACCGCGAGGGCGCGGCCACCCGCCCGCTCGATGTCCCGCACGACCTCCCCTGCCGCCTCGGCGTCCTGCCGGTAGTTCACCCCCACCGCGTAGCCCTGAAACGCCGCGAGGCGGGCCGTGGCCGCGCCGATGCCCCGGCTCCCGCCCGTGATGAGGACAACCCTGGTCATGGCCCAGCTTAACGGGGAACGAACCCCTCCCCCTCAACACCCGCCTCGATCCGGACCCGCGTGTTGTGAAAGGTGCTGCCCGCGCCCAGGTCGGTCAGCGTCTGAGCCGTCAGCGCGTTGATGCTCGTGCCGTCGGGCGCCGAGAGCCCCCACCACGTCCCCTCCACCACGGCGACGCCGGGCTGGGCCGCCTCCGTCACCTTCACCCGGCGCAGGGCCCGCCCCACCTCGCTCCGAATCACCGCGCGGTCGCCGTCGCTCAGGCCGTACGCCTCGGCGTCCTCGGGGTGAACGAGAACCTGGGGTTCGCTCCCCTCGGCCCGGTTGAGGCGGTCCAGGTTGCCGTAGGTGCTGTTCAGGAAGTGGTGCGCGGGCGGGGTGAGCAGGCGCAGCGGGTAGTCGGCGTTGAGTTGCGCCTGGGGCTCGCGGTGCTGGGGGGCGGGTGAGAGTTCCACCTTCCCGCTCGGCGTCGGGGCGCCGTGGGCGTAGGGCAGGTACACCTCGGGCAGATTGAGGTGAACCGTGCCCTCGGCCTTGAGCCGCTCGGGGGTGACTCCCGCGAGGTGGGGATGATCCGTCGCCAGCACCTCGCGCATCAGGTCGTCCACCGTCCAGTACACGCTCGGCTCAGTGACGCCCAGGCGGCGGGCGAGTTCCCGGAAGACCCAGGTGTTGGGCCGGGTCTCGCCGGGGGCCTCCAAGACAGCCTCGTTGTAGCCGAGCCAGTGGTGCCCATAGCTGGGGTACACGTCGGGGTGCTCCATGAAGGTCGTCGCGGGCAGAACGTAATCGGCCAGCCGCGCCGTCTCGGTCATCGCCTGTTCGAGGACGACGACGAGGAGGTCGTCACGCATCAGCCCCGCCCGTACTCGGCCCGAATCCGGCGCGACGACGGCAGGATTGCAGTTGTAGACGACGACGGCACCGAACCCGGCTTCCGGCGCGAGGGCGTTCGCCAGCTCGTTCATGTTGACGTGCGGCGTCTCGGGCTTGACGAGATGCGCGCCCCCCAGCCGGGTGCGGTTCAGCGCGAAAGCCCCACTCGTGCTCAGGACGACGCCCCCGCCCCGGTGCCGCCAGTCGCCCGTCAGCGCGGAGATCAGGGTGACGGCGCGCAGGTTCGTCCCGCCGTTCTCGTGCCGGGTCATCCCATAGCCCACCCGGATATACGTGGGCCGCGTGGTGCCGATGGCGTGGGCGAGGTCGCGCACCTCCTCCACGGTCAGGCCGGTGACCTCCGCCGTGCGCTCGGGCGTCCATTCCGAGGCCGCCTCGCGCAGCTCCTCCACCCCCTGCGTCGCCTCGGCGATGTACGTCTCGTCCGTCCAGCCGTGGGCGAAGAGTTCGTGCATCACCCCCAGGGCGAGGGCCGCGTCGGTGCCGGGCCTGAGCTTGAGGTGGGTGTCGGCGTACTGGCTCGTGCGGTTGCGGTAGGGGTCGATGTGGATGATGCGCGCACCGTTCTTGCGCGCCGCCGTCATCTGCGGGGTGAGGTGGATGTTCGTGCTCAGCGAGTTGATGCCCCACAGGATGATCAGGCGGGCGTGCGGCACGTCGAGGGGATCGACCCCGTAGCGCGGACCGTAGCCCACCTGCCACGCCGCCGAGCCCGCCGTCGCGCAGATCGTCTCGTCGAGTTCGGGGGTGCCCAGCGCGCGCCACAGCGTATGGGCGTGCGAGTTCTCCATCAGCCCCATCGTGCCCGCGTAGTGGTAACGCAGGATGGAGGCGGGGCCGCGCGTGTCGAGCAGCGTCCTCAGCCGGGCGGCGATGTCGTCCAGCGCCTCGTCCCAGGTCACGCGCTCGAAGCGGGGCTCGGGGTCGGTCTTGGGGTTGACGCGCCGCAGCGGGTACAGCGGACGGTCGGGGTGGTTCTGCCGCGCCGGGTAGTGGACGGTCTTGGCGCAGGCGAAACCCCGCGTGTAGGGGTGGTCCGCGTCGCCCGTGAGTTTCACCGCGCGCTCCACGCCATCCTCGCCACGCGCCAGGGTCACCCGCAGGCGGCAGGCGTCCGGGCAGTCGAGGGGGCAGGTGAGGAACACGTCGCGGGTGGGGGCGGGCGCGGTCATAGGGGCAGGATAGCGGCCTTCCTCCCGCCTTCATCTGTTCGCCGTACACTATCGGATCAGTGGGCTGACTGCCTGAAGGGGCCCGCTCCGGCGCGTTCTGCACATCCTGTGGGCTATGAGGGCTGGAAGATTTGCTCCGAAAGCCGCGCTTCTTCCCTCTACACTGAAGCCACATGACCAAACTCCCCAGTACCAGCCCCAATCCGCTCCAGCAGCGGCTGGAGGTCTTACAAACTCAGTTCCCGGAAATCTTTGCCGACGGCAAACTCAGCCTCCCCAAGCTTCAGGAACTCCTGGGCGAGAACGTGGACACCAGCCGTGAACGCTTCGGCCTCACCTGGGCGGGCCGGGCCGATGCTGTCCGTGCCCTTCAGAACGGCACCACGGCCACCCTGCGCCCCGAGCGGGAGCAGAGCCTGGAGTTCGATACCACCGGGAACCTGATTCTGGAAGGCGACAACTTGGAGGTGCTTAAGCTCCTTCAGCACGCCTACCACCGTCAGGTCAAGCTGATTTACATCGACCCGCCGTACAACACGGGCAACGACTTCGTGTATCCCGACGATTTCCGGGACGGTGCTCGCGCCTACCGGCGCTTCAGTGGGCAGGTGGACGAGGACGGCAACGCCACCACCACCGACCAGGGCAGCGGCGGGCGGATGCACAGTCGTTGGCTGAGCATGATGTACCCACGCCTCCAACTCGCCAAGAGCCTGCTGCGCGACGACGGCGTGATCTTTATCAGCATCGACGATAATGAACTAGCAAACTTGCGCCTGGTGATGGATGAGATTTTCGGGCCGGAGAACTTTCTGGCTACGGTGGTTTGGCAAAAAAAGTACGCGACGGCGAATGATACTACGGATTTTTCCTATACACATGAATATCTAGTGTCCTACTCTAAGACCCGCATCTTGAACAGCAGCGGCAAGGCCGTGGAAACTTTGCAGCGTATGGGCCGGACAGAGGAGCAGAACAAGCTTTACAAAAATCCTGACAATGATCCGCACGGCCTGTGGATGTCGGACAACTATACTTGTAATAAGTCGGCTGAGCAGCGCCCTAATTTGTATTATGCCATTGAGCAGCCAAGCACAGGAGAGGAAATCTGGCCCGACCGCTCTGCGGTATGGCGCTACAGCAAGGAAAAGCATATCCAAAATGAGAGGGAGGGGCGCGTTTGGTGGGGGGCGAACGGCAATAACACAACACCCCGTTATAAGCGTTACCTATCCGAAGTAGGCGACGTAGTTTCCAACACCTGGTGGGAGTACGAGGACGTAGGCCATACCGACGAGGCTAAGAAGGAGTTCAAGGCTTTGTTTCCTGCTGATGGAGACGCCTTCGATACGCCCAAGCCCGTGCGCCTGATGAAGCGATTGCTCGAACTGGGAACGACGCCCGAAGGCGATGAGGAAACTGGCGAGGGGCATCTGGTGATGGACTTCTTCGCGGGTTCCGGCACCGTCGGACAGGCCGTCATGGAAAAGAACGTGGAGGACAGTGGCAACCGCCGTTTTATCCTCGTCCAGCTTGACCAGGCCACCAAGAACACCAACTACCCCACCATTACCAGCGTCACGCGGGCGCGAGTGCGGAAGGTTGGGGAGTCCAAGCGGGCAGCCGTGAACGGCTCGCTGGGCATGGAAGGTGCCCTCGACCTGGGCTTCCGGGCCTTCCGCTGGGACACCAGCAACTTCAAGCAGTACGATCCGCACGCCGAAGACCAGATGGAG encodes the following:
- a CDS encoding SDR family oxidoreductase, which translates into the protein MTRVVLITGGSRGIGAATARLAAFQGYAVGVNYRQDAEAAGEVVRDIERAGGRALAVQGDVGREEDVERLFEEVEAGLGRVTALVNNAGVLERQTRVDGMDAARLSRVLTTNVIGSFLCAGAAVRRMSTRRGGAGGVIVNVSSRAAVLGSPGEYVDYAASKGAVDTLTVGLAREVAAEGIRVCAVRPGIIETEIHALGGEPDRVTRLASGIPMERGGSPEEVARAILWLLSDEASYVTGALLDVGGGR
- a CDS encoding ArsC/Spx/MgsR family protein — protein: MPDPQVQMFGLKKSAATRAAERFFKERRVKIHFVDLAAKPIARGELTRFVQKFGLNALLDTGGKAYERSNLAYLRTTEDAIINRIIETPELLRLPLVRGGKVLTVGEDPEGWTRMLEG
- the ruvB gene encoding Holliday junction branch migration DNA helicase RuvB; the encoded protein is MTEVNDPALRPKTLTEYVGQERLKEKMTVYLQAAKGRREALDHTMLFGPPGLGKTTLAHIIAHELGVNIRVTSGPAIEKPGDLAAILTNSLEEGDVLFIDEIHRLGRVAEEHLYPAMEDYKLDIVLGQGPAARTIELPLPRFTLVGATTRPGLITAPMRSRFGIIEHLEYYTPTEIGTNLLRDARLLGFGLTEDAAVEIGARSRGTMRIAKRLLRRVRDYAEVAGEKTIELPRALDALDRLGLDSAGLDDRDKKYLETLIHRFAGGPVGVDTLATAISEDALTLEDVYEPYLIQLGFIKRTPRGRVATAHAYDHLGLPVGGRDEDGVGVYTN
- a CDS encoding molybdopterin oxidoreductase family protein, whose translation is MTAPAPTRDVFLTCPLDCPDACRLRVTLARGEDGVERAVKLTGDADHPYTRGFACAKTVHYPARQNHPDRPLYPLRRVNPKTDPEPRFERVTWDEALDDIAARLRTLLDTRGPASILRYHYAGTMGLMENSHAHTLWRALGTPELDETICATAGSAAWQVGYGPRYGVDPLDVPHARLIILWGINSLSTNIHLTPQMTAARKNGARIIHIDPYRNRTSQYADTHLKLRPGTDAALALGVMHELFAHGWTDETYIAEATQGVEELREAASEWTPERTAEVTGLTVEEVRDLAHAIGTTRPTYIRVGYGMTRHENGGTNLRAVTLISALTGDWRHRGGGVVLSTSGAFALNRTRLGGAHLVKPETPHVNMNELANALAPEAGFGAVVVYNCNPAVVAPDSGRVRAGLMRDDLLVVVLEQAMTETARLADYVLPATTFMEHPDVYPSYGHHWLGYNEAVLEAPGETRPNTWVFRELARRLGVTEPSVYWTVDDLMREVLATDHPHLAGVTPERLKAEGTVHLNLPEVYLPYAHGAPTPSGKVELSPAPQHREPQAQLNADYPLRLLTPPAHHFLNSTYGNLDRLNRAEGSEPQVLVHPEDAEAYGLSDGDRAVIRSEVGRALRRVKVTEAAQPGVAVVEGTWWGLSAPDGTSINALTAQTLTDLGAGSTFHNTRVRIEAGVEGEGFVPR
- a CDS encoding site-specific DNA-methyltransferase, with translation MTKLPSTSPNPLQQRLEVLQTQFPEIFADGKLSLPKLQELLGENVDTSRERFGLTWAGRADAVRALQNGTTATLRPEREQSLEFDTTGNLILEGDNLEVLKLLQHAYHRQVKLIYIDPPYNTGNDFVYPDDFRDGARAYRRFSGQVDEDGNATTTDQGSGGRMHSRWLSMMYPRLQLAKSLLRDDGVIFISIDDNELANLRLVMDEIFGPENFLATVVWQKKYATANDTTDFSYTHEYLVSYSKTRILNSSGKAVETLQRMGRTEEQNKLYKNPDNDPHGLWMSDNYTCNKSAEQRPNLYYAIEQPSTGEEIWPDRSAVWRYSKEKHIQNEREGRVWWGANGNNTTPRYKRYLSEVGDVVSNTWWEYEDVGHTDEAKKEFKALFPADGDAFDTPKPVRLMKRLLELGTTPEGDEETGEGHLVMDFFAGSGTVGQAVMEKNVEDSGNRRFILVQLDQATKNTNYPTITSVTRARVRKVGESKRAAVNGSLGMEGALDLGFRAFRWDTSNFKQYDPHAEDQMEMLRALQQNVLEGRSAEDQLFEILLRAGLPLSSRYEVVQVNGQDVYSVQSGKLLICLARPIHEGTLRAMLTHSPRPEQVVCLDVAFESENPDAVKMNIVSEMRDHGIQFRTV
- a CDS encoding acyltransferase; the encoded protein is MTTPSATDASAAPTTVPEGRSDAGSRLPAVDVFRGMAIVAVVAHHLTGLALRHAEAGSTLSLGIAVINRSLHFVVPAFVFMTALVLIRSAMRRLDLGKYYAARIRTALLPYLLWTVLYILFRVVTRQDPPSVLADPERWQVWVQYGKGYFHLYFLLIVLQFYLVLPLLLPLWRRRWPFLGVLVVAFALQGLVFWLNRTGVLNFRFPGTMALWYIPSITLGMYFGANAGLFEALWARWRWWFVGAAVLALAWYVPVAVALLQGARVSSVTYSAANWTFTAAAVLALFGLAQVLAPFQTRWRGALVYLGTVSLQIYLLHPAVLWFLERVGFPGSPALFLVVLAGYGLIALGIPILIARRLEGKALSRWLFGR
- a CDS encoding alpha/beta hydrolase — protein: MKRVVLSLLLSSAALAATPPVPPTGTSPLAQAQPGPEVTLPEALRFPHPLGDAFLFRPAACTPACPLVIVSHSRGMTAEVSLTRPHLRSLYARLLGAGYAVLVSNDAGATTWGAPQALTYLADMRSRAIRTFPFNGRTYNFGYSMGGLPALLTAYLPVYPVSGVILLDAQVNLNDAWKGSNATFRADIGTAHGVSLLAPLPPRRDPAEFFTGPQATQLPVLVAGSPEDQVVSFARNGEALFSRNTSDHSRLVRLTGPHLGGSHFGDALVNEMLTFLGRLEQRVTPDQGALPRPSGEGN
- a CDS encoding SCO family protein, which codes for MKWLTAVLLALAAALGGLLLYRNASSTPTGGTALDTPIPLPALRLVNERGQAANLQDSGGRVRLVFFGFARCPDVCPATLARLKNDLSGLTPAQRERIQVQLVSVDPEHDLPSVLRDYLGRFDPSFTGLTGNAASIDEAARVMFVANIAPLPEPEDHGGHEAHAGAGAQEAPGDHSDEVPGGANVAARVHGDQVSVVDTRGRFVRVYGNANVISGELERDLPALIRLYGS